CGTGTCCACGTGTCGATCCCGCGCCCGCATGGCTACGAGCTCGCGCGGCGCTTCGCGGCGCGCGGGGTGAAGGTGCACGAGCTCGCGCCGCCCGTGGGCGCGTCGTGGGGGGCGACGTGGGAAGCCTACCGCGGCGAGCACGAGGCCGGACGCGAGGCCGAGGCGGGCGAGAAGCGCGGCGAGCACGAGGCCGATCCCAGCACGGGCGCGTGACGAACGCGAGGACGAGCGTGGTCTCGAGGGGGGGCGCCGAGCGAGAAGGAACGGGGGCGCGTCGCCGGTTGTTCTGAAGAATCAAGATGACTAACGTGATGCTGACGGGTCCCTTTTAGTGCCATCCGCCTGTTGACGCAGGCCCTTTATTACATCCGAAAATGACTCGAGTGCGTCCCGAGCAAACGCAACATCTGCGTTTTTAAGCAAGTACGTGTCTGGCCATCGAATATCATCCTTCAACATGGCCAGAAGTGTATTTAGCGGAAGGGAGTTGGCCTCTGCCGCTATGGACCGATCACGAAGCAACAAGAAAGTGAGCATGTAGCGATCAAATATCGCCTTTACTTTCAATAGGTACGTAGAAGTATCCACGAACGTTCGATATTGCTTGAAGAACCACGCACCGAGAAATTCGACAAACACGAACAATAGCGAGCAGGACCCGATCCCGTAGGCAAATATTGGCTGGAATCCGTAGACTCGGGTCAGCACTTGCCATGTGACGATGGACACAAGGTAGAACTGAATGCCCATCATCAAGTACCGTTTACCATCCTCGAGCGCAACAGACGCCTTTCGGTCCGCGTTGTCAGCCTTTTGCTCGAGCGCGACCTGTATCCCCGAGAAGTATACGTCAAACGAATTGGCGCGACGAAGGGCCTCCGCAATCTCAACCGGATTCTTTGCTGCGGAATTCGCTTCTACGCGACGCTCAAGCCTGGCGATCAGACTGCTGATTGCTTGAAAATCCCGCTCTGGCGTCAAGCGAGCGCGGGAATGGTCTAGGTCCACTTGGGTAAACGAGGTCGACGCGGGAGTGGCAGGCGAAAACACAACGTAGCCTACGAGGCCAATACACATAAACGACGTTGCGAGTATCACTCGCAACGGACCATTGCCGGTATCGAGAAGCGCCTTCATTTCGTTGATGGACGTAAAAAACAAAAATATTACCAGGCCAACAAAGAAAAGCGTTTTGCTCGCCAGGTATAGGCGAGGAGCTTCAAGTTGCCGCCAGAGACCGCGGCCGCGCGTTTTCCTGTTGTCAGTGGGGGACACTGGAGTAGCCGGGGGCTCCGCTTGACTTCCGTCTAACGCCTGATCGTTGGGGCTGTTCGCTGTCATGGCGGAGAGTTTACAGCGAAGCGTATGAAACCGCCAAGTGTTGGCGGAGGGGATGTACACATGGCGTGCTGCGTTGTGGCCGGTGGTGGTGCGGGTTGAAGGTGGCAACGGCACGGCGGACGGGCATCGAGACGCCTCGGCGCGGCTCGCACGTCGTGACCGGCGCAGCGGGGCGAGGACGGGCAAGGCAGGGCGATCGGCTCGCGGGGTGCGCTCGTGCTCCTCGCGGCCGAGGTAGGGCTCGACGTTCGGCGAGCTCACGAGCGCGCGGACCTCACCCGATGCCAGGCGCGGGCCCGCAGCAGGGTCAAGGCGGCGTCGGGGGGCGGGCGGCGCGGTAACGCTCCTCGACCTTGCCGGGTGCGTCGTGCGGGCCGCTGGGGTGCGCCATGGCGCGAGGCTCGACGCCAGCCTCGTGCTCGCGGCGGCGCGGGGTGTCCTCGGCGAGCTCGCGTGCGGCGCTCGCCGATCGGCTCACGGTCGCACGCTGGAGGGCCGAGGACGCATCGAGGGGGACGGGGGGACCTCGCGCCCGTGGGGAGCTGCGACCGCGCGTCCTCGCGGCGCTGGGGGCCGCTGGCGTTCGGCGAGGTGTGGGGGGGCGCTGGGGGGACCATGCGCGCGCCGAGGCGCCGCTCGTGCTCCGCGCCGCCGCTGCGCGGACGGGGGGACATCGGGCGGAGAGCGGCGAGGGGGTGCGTTCGGCAAGGTGCTCGCGGCGCTCGTGCACGTCCTCCCCTCGATGCTCTCGAGGTCCGGAAACCCGGCGTTTCCCGTGGCTCCACCTGGCCAAGCTTCGGAGATTGGCCGCAGATTGGCCAGAGATTGGACACCGCAAAAACCCTTACGATCTCGCATGATCCGCACACGTGTCCAATGTGTCCAGGCATAAGCGCACGCGCACACATAGAGAGAACACGCGACATGCTCCCACCGCGAGGGGTGCGCGCACGCGATACGCGCACGTGTACACGTAGAAGATGTTGCGGGACCCCTTGGACAGATTGGCCGATTGGACACTCCAGCGGAACCATTGGGGAATCCCTGTCCAAGCCCTGGCCAACCCCTGGCCAATCAGAGATAGCTTACACCCTGCCGCGCCGCCGCTCGTGCTGCCGTGCGCACATTGTACAGTTTGGCGAGGCTGGGCATTCTGTCGACATACCCCCTGAAACAGTGTAGGGGGATATGCAGGCAAGTGGGAGGCGAATTTCCCGCGAAGGTCTCGACGCGTCGGAATCGCTGTTAACGCGGCAACCACGGCAGATCCCGCGATTTCGTTCGCCTCTTGTCCGTGGACGTCGGCGCCTGTCACTCCTTCACCGCTCGTTTCGTGCACGCTATTCGCGAAAAAATCGCCTCGATGCTCCTCGCTACTGGCCGTAATCGCGCCGCGTTGCTATGCTCCGCGTGCACAATGGGCCGCCCCCGACGATGTTTCAGTGAGCCGGCCTCCGAATTCGTGTCCTTTCGGCTCACGCGGGCCGAGGCCGAGGCGCTGCAATCAGCGGCCGAGGAAGCCGGGATCGCGAGGAACGAATACGCCCGGCGCACGATGCTCGGCCATCTATCCAGCCGAGGCTACGCGCCGCCCGCGCCGCCTCGCGCCCTTCGCCGCGTCTCTCCCGTCGATGCCGGTTCGCGCGAGCCGCGCGAGCCGATCGCGCTGCGCGCTTCCTCCGCGCCCGCGCCCGCCGAGGCGCCTGCGTCTCGCAACGTCGTGAGCCTCGATGCGCGCCCCCCTCCGCGCTCGCCGAGGCGCCCGTCCTCGGCCTCGGCCGCTGCGCGCCGATCGATCCGGACGAGCGCACCCCATGCCGCTCCCCTCGCCGATCCGCCTCTCGACGCCGCGCCCGTGCTCGCCGAGGCGCCTCGCCGCGAGCCGCGCGAGCTGATCGGCGAGCACGAGCCGCGCCCCGATCGTCCGGGCCGCCCGGCATCCTCTCGCGCCGCCGCTGCGCCCGCCGAGGCCGAGGAAGCTCTCGAGGTCCGGCCGGCGTCGCACGTGCTCGCCGCGCCGCCGCGCGTGACTCACGAGGCCGGCCTCGATGCGCCCGCCGAGGCCGATCCGGATCACGCTCTCGACGCGCCGCCCGCTTCCGTGCACGAGCTCGCCGAGGTCTCCGCGAACGAGGCGCGCCTCGATGAACCCCCGGAGCTCTCCGAAGCAGCGGCGGCCGTCCTCGCGGCGGCGCGGTCCCTCGCGGCGCTCGATCCCTCCGCGGCGATCCCCGCGCCCGTGCTCGTCCTCGAGGTCCACGTGGGCGGGATGCCCCTCGAGGAAGCGCGCGCGGCCGTGCTCGTGCTCATCACGCGCGGCGAGCTCGCGGCCGAGGCGGGCGACGACGCGAGCGGCCTCGCGCCCGTCGATGCGTCGGGACGAACGATCGTAGCGGTCCGCCTCGCGACCGCATTGGAGGGTTGACCGTGCTCCCGAACCTCGCGGCCGAGGTGGCATTCTGGCAAAATGCGTTCGGCCTCGATGATTGGACGATCGAGGCGCGCCACGTGGCGGACCTTCGCTATCCGTGCAATGACGCGGGCGCGGGATACCCGGCGAAGGGAGAACGCATGGCGGGGTTGTGCGACGTAGACATTGCCACGAAACGCGCGTGGATCTCGGTCCAGCGCCCCCGAACCATGAAGCAGCTTCGGGCGTGGCCGGAGGTGGTCTTGCACGAGGTAATGCACGTGCTCGGCGCGGCCACGCGCGCGCCCGGTTGGACCATCCAACAGGAGCACCGGACGATCAACGCGCTCGTTCCGACGCTCGCGAAAGCGAGGCGCAGGACACCCGACCTCGCCGCGAGCGCGGCCCGCACGCTCGCGGAAGCGTACCGGCGCGCAGCGGTCGAGATTGCTGCGCGTCGAGTTTCGCCGAACGAGACATTTGTCCGGGCCGCTGCGGCCATGACCGTTACGCCGCAATCGAGCGGCTCACGATGAAAGGACACGTTCACCATGAAAAACCCTCTCGGCCGTCTCTTCTCCGCTCTCGGGGGGACCTCCGCGCCCGCGCCCGCTGCGCCCGCGTCTCGCCCGGCATTGCCGCCCGCTCCCCCCTCGCCGCCCTCTGTCGAGGTCCAGCGCGCCGAGGCGGCCGTCCTGGAATGCGAGCGCGCCGAGGCCGACGCGCAAGCGGCGCTCGCGGCGGCCCGTCTGCCCTACGAGGACGCGCAGCGCGCGCACCAAGCGGCCCGTCGAGCGTTGCACGAGGCCGAGGACGCGGCCGCCTCGGCTCCCGACGACGAGCGCGCGGCATCGACGCTCGCGGCGGCGCAGCAAGCCGAGGCGCGCGCCGCTGGGATCCTCGCGTCCTTTTCGCGGCGGCATGACGCGGCCGGCGCGTCCCTCGAAAAGGCCCGCGCGGCGCTCGCGGCGGCGCGCATCCGTCTCGAGGGGGCTCGCGCGGACGCCGATCGGGCCGAGGCCGAGGCGCGCATCGTGCGGGCCGGAGACGACGCGCAAAAGGCGAGCGCGGCCTACGTCTCGACGCACCCCGGGCCGAAGCTCGCGGCGATCCTCGACATGTCGCGCAAGGCGTTCGGCGAGGCGCGCGCGCGCGGCGCAACCATCCGCGCCGAGGTGTTCGCCGCTCTCGACGCGGGGGAGGCGGGCGATCGGCGAGCGCTCGCGGCCGATCCGCAGCGGGCCCGGGAGATCAAGGCCGAGGCCGAGGAGCGCCGCGCCGCCGCGCGTGCCGTCCTCGAATCCCTCGCCGATGTCGAGCGCTGGTATTCGCACGCTGCGCCGGCCGTTGCCATGCTGGCGCTCGCGGGCGAGCTCGAACGCGAGGCGCACGGGATGCTCGCCGAGCTCGCGGCCGAGGCGCACGAGGCCGGCGTAGCAGCGCGGAAGGTGGGGAGCGAATTCGAGCCGATCGATCCGAAGCTCGCCGAGGCGGCCGTGATCCTCGGTCGGTTCCTGGGAAAACCCGTAGAGGAGCGGGACAAGATCGAGCGGGCCACGACGTCGATCGATCTCGCGATCATGCGGGCGATCTCGACGAATTGGGCCATGAGCACGTGCCGCGTGCACGAGGGAAACCACGGGCGGACCTTGACCAGCGAGGAGCGGGCGCGCCTGCTTCTACGCGATCCGGCGGGGAAGCCGCGGGCCATGCTGCGCGCCGATCATGCGCGCCTCGTGTCGCAGGGCGATCGGGCGGCGCTCGAATACGAGGAGAAGCAGGGACGGGGGACGGATGCAAGGCTCGCGGCGATGCGGGCCGAGGACGAACGTCAAGCGGCCGAGGAGAGTGCGCGCTCGCGGGATCGAGGCGGGCGCGGGGTGTTCGTCACGAATTGAGCGCCGCCCCCTCGCCGCTCCGTCCCGTGTTCCTGGACAATCGAACCCCCATCGAGGCGCCCATCGGCCTCGTCCTCGTTCGGCTCGACGCCCACGGCCGCGAGGGCCGCGAGGACGGCCGCGAGCTCGTGCTCGTGCTCTTCACCCGGGCGGCGCGGCTCGACGCGTGAGGACGGCCGCGAGCGCCGCAAGCGCCGCGAGCGCCGCGAGGACGGCCGCGAGCTCGTGCACGTGCTCTTCACCCGGGCGCGCGGTCCTGACGCGCGAGGACGGCCGCGAGCGCCCCCCATCGAGGCGCCCTGGTCCTCGGCCTCGGCCTACTCGATCGCCACCTTGGCGAGCGCCGCGAGGACGGCCGCCCGGATATTTGTCGACGGTCGAGCGGCGAATATCTGTCAATCGGCCCGGCCTGATCGCTGACGCATCGAAGACACGCACGATCAATGCTGCATGCGTGCGGCGTGGCATATCGCCTTCGTGCAACATGTGGCCAAGAAAAACGATCGTCGTACGCAAATGAGCTTGCCACCGGGTCACGGCCGCTCGTAAATCGAGCCTCGACCGCACTACGCGGCCGGGAGCGATGCACAATGCAGCGCAAGGGACCCGAGCGCCCGACGGGCGCGAGCGGGGCGGGATTCGTCCGCCTTTTTGCCAGAGAACGGCCGCGAATTGTCGCGAAGCTGCGCCGGCTCGGTGTGCATGAGGCCGAC
This portion of the Polyangium spumosum genome encodes:
- a CDS encoding plasmid mobilization protein; the protein is MSFRLTRAEAEALQSAAEEAGIARNEYARRTMLGHLSSRGYAPPAPPRALRRVSPVDAGSREPREPIALRASSAPAPAEAPASRNVVSLDARPPPRSPRRPSSASAAARRSIRTSAPHAAPLADPPLDAAPVLAEAPRREPRELIGEHEPRPDRPGRPASSRAAAAPAEAEEALEVRPASHVLAAPPRVTHEAGLDAPAEADPDHALDAPPASVHELAEVSANEARLDEPPELSEAAAAVLAAARSLAALDPSAAIPAPVLVLEVHVGGMPLEEARAAVLVLITRGELAAEAGDDASGLAPVDASGRTIVAVRLATALEG